In Columba livia isolate bColLiv1 breed racing homer chromosome 8, bColLiv1.pat.W.v2, whole genome shotgun sequence, a single genomic region encodes these proteins:
- the UCHL5 gene encoding ubiquitin carboxyl-terminal hydrolase isozyme L5 isoform X2, which produces MKGLALSNSEVIRQVHNSFARQQMFEFDAKSSAKEEDAFHFVSYVPVNGRLYELDGLREGPIDLGACNQDDWISAVRPVIEKRIQKYSEGEIRFNLMAIVSDRKMIYEQRIAELQQQLAEEEPMDTDHSSNMLSSIQSEVAKYQMLIEEENQKLKRYKIENIRRKHNYLPFIMELLKTLAEHQQLIPLVEKAKEKQNAKKVQEAK; this is translated from the exons ATGAAAGGTTTGGCACTAAGCAATTCAGAAGTGATTCGGCAAGTTCACAACAGTTTTGCCAG acaACAGATGTTTGAATTTGATGCAAAGTCTTCAGCAAAAGAAGAAGACGCATTTCACTTTGTAAGCTATGTTCCTGTTAATGGACGGCTATATGAACTAGATGGCTTAAGGGAAGGGCCAATTGATTTag GTGCATGCAATCAAGATGACTGGATAAGTGCTGTACGGCCTGTCATAGAGAAACGTATACAAAA ATACAGTGAAGGTGAGATAAGGTTTAACTTGATGGCTATTGTATCTGACAGAAAGATGATATATGAGCAGAGGATTGCGGAATTACAGCAGCAACTTGCAGAG GAGGAGCCCATGGATACAGATCATAGTAGTAATATGTTAAGTTCTATACAATCAGAAGTTGCAAAGTACCAGATGTTAATTGAAGAAGAgaaccaaaaattaaaaagatataAG attgaAAACATTAGAAGAAAACATAACTACCTGCCTTTCATCATGGAATTATTAAAGACTCTAGCAGAGCACCAACAGTTAATACCATTAGTAGAAAAA gcaaaagaaaaacagaatgcCAAGAAAGTTCAGGAGGCCAAGTGA